From one Sparus aurata chromosome 16, fSpaAur1.1, whole genome shotgun sequence genomic stretch:
- the LOC115565929 gene encoding calpain-1 catalytic subunit-like, translating to MATPGVCMTIINARHKKDGLGTVSNPEKFLNQDYQLLKQYCNINRIRYVDDMFPPDRRSIGKDILSPSDLAAVKWQRPSKIVSNPSFVVDGVSRFDFGQGMVGNCWFLASIGALTFQDVILNQVVSPEQNYDEDYCGLFHFRFWRFGRWVDVIIDDKLPTINGRLIFVHSKDPTEFWPALLEKAYAKVCGSYSDMNSGTPSEALVDFTGGVHICINLSDPPPNLWELMCRAGKSKSLMGCGTPQGDTSANTVLPNGLVQGHAYAVTGVKEVISQGQTVNLVRLWNPWGQGEWNGDWSDGSPLWQTVSPEDREMCLSVCDDGEYWMPLKAFCEFYSDLDICCLCPDFLDKSSSCHWKTSFYEGRWVAGTTAGGCMNNRDSFWTNPQFRVTIDKLTSDCSVGPDEKNMLVSLMQKPDKRNRRLVQNLHIGFSVFEVTGDYKAQRGKFPASFFNTHAPIAQTKAYMNAREVMEFLMLKPGEYLIVPSTFNANETASFILTILSKAETHVHENSGGHDHEHVEVEQPTPVKNETDDNNKRTLFRQYSDKYEEVDAEQLQKLLNERILKGDLKSGGFSTDACRSMVALMDTSITGKLNDEEFVRLWKKIVMYKDIFFSTDVSQTGTLSLNELRNAIMASGKRASDDMLNLMALRYGSSSGQISLESFISLVLRFDCINKIFSQLSDGLTMTLRESEWVYLSMYT from the exons atggcTACACCAGGTGTGTGCATGACCATCATTAATGCACGACACAAGAAAGATGGTTTGGGAACTGTCTCCAACCCTGAGAAGTTCCTCAACCAAGACTACCAGCTACTGAAACAATACTGTAACATCAATCGGATAAGGTACGTCGACGATATGTTCCCCCCTGACAGGCGGTCCATCGGCAAAGACATACTGAGCCCTTCTGATCTAGCCGCAGTGAAGTGGCAGAGACCATCG AAAATTGTTTCCAATCCATCTTTTGTTGTCGATGGGGTCTCCAGGTTTGACTTTGGTCAAGGCATGGTTG GAAACTGCTGGTTTCTTGCGTCAATCGGAGCTCTGACATTCCAGGATGTAATCCTTAACCAAGTTGTGTCTCCTGAGCAAAATTATGATGAGGACTACTGCGGGCTGTTCCACTTCAGG TTCTGGAGATTTGGACGCTGGGTGGATGTCATCATAGATGACAAGCTACCAACAATCAATGGGAGACTGATCTTCGTTCACTCCAAAGACCCAACTGAGTTCTGGCCTGCTTTGCTGGAGAAAGCCTATGCCAA GGTGTGTGGTTCCTACTCGGACATGAATTCTGGAACTCCTTCTGAGGCCTTGGTAGACTTCACAGGTGGTGTTCACATCTGTATCAACCTGTCAGACCCTCCTCCAAACCTCTGGGAACTGATGTGCAGAGCTGGCAAATCTAAATCACTGATGGGCTGCGGTACGCCTCAAGGG GACACATCTGCGAACACAGTACTACCAAATGGATTGGTACAAGGCCATGCCTACGCTGTTACAGGTGTGAAAGAG GTGATTAGCCAAGGGCAAACAGTGAACCTGGTGCGTCTGTGGAACCCCTGGGGCCAAGGAGAGTGGAACGGAGACTGGAGTGATGG GTCGCCTTTGTGGCAAACTGTTAGTCCTGAAGATCGCGAGATGTGCCTTTCTGTTTGTGATGATGGCGAGTATTG GATGCCCCTGAAAGCCTTCTGTGAGTTCTATTCAGATCTCGACATATGCTGCCTGTGTCCTGACTTCCTGGATAAAAGCTCTTCGTGCCATTGGAAGACCTCCTTCTATGAGGGCAGATGGGTGGCTGGAACCACTGCTGGAGGATGCATGAATAATAGAG ACAGCTTCTGGACTAATCCACAGTTTCGGGTCACCATTGACAAATTAACCAGCGACTGTTCTGTGGGAccagatgaaaaaaacatgttggtgtCACTCATGCAGAAGCCGGACAAGAGGAACAGACGCCTGGTCCAAAATCTTCACATTGGATTCTCTGTATTTGAG GTGACTGGAGAC TACAAGGCACAGAGGGGAAAGTTCCCAGCCTCTTTCTTCAACACCCACGCACCTATTGCCCAAACTAAAGCTTACATGAACGCACGTGAGGTGATGGAGTTCCTCATGCTGAAGCCTGGTGAATACCTGATTGTGCCGTCAACCTTCAACGCCAATGAGACAGCCTCCTTCATCCTGACCATTCTCTCCAAGGCAGAGACCCACGTCCA TGAGAATTCTGGAGGCCATGACCACGAACACGTGGAAGTCGAACAG CCCACACCAGTCAAAAATGAAACGGATGACAACAATAAGAGAACCTTGTTCCGTCAATACTCTGATAAG TACGAAGAAGTGGATGCTGAGCAGCTCCAGAAGCTTCTAAATGAGCGAATCCTGAAAG GAGACCTGAAATCTGGAGGCTTCAGCACTGATGCCTGTCGCAGCATGGTTGCTCTGATGGAT ACATCAATTACTGGCAAACTGAATGATGAGGAATTTGTTCGACTGTGGAAGAAAATCGTCATGTACAAG GACATTTTCTTCAGCACTGATGTTTCCCAAACAGGAACACTGTCACTGAATGAGCTCAGGAACGCAATCATGGCTTCAG